From Antennarius striatus isolate MH-2024 chromosome 9, ASM4005453v1, whole genome shotgun sequence, one genomic window encodes:
- the nmt2 gene encoding glycylpeptide N-tetradecanoyltransferase 2: MMAEDSESAASQQSLELDDQDTCGIDGDNEEENEHMQGSPGGDLGAKRKKKKQKRKKEKPSSGGAKSDSASDSQEIKNPGLPIQKLQDIQRAMELLTCQGPAKSIDEAAKHKYQFWDTQPVPKLNEVVTSHGPIEADKENIRQEPYSLPQGFMWDTLDLSNADVLKELYTLLNENYVEDDDNMFRFDYSPNFLKWALRPPGWLPQWHCGVRVSSNKKLVGFISAIPADIRIYDSLKRMVEINFLCVHKKLRSKRVAPVLIREITRRVNLEGIFQAVYTAGVVLPKPVSTCRYWHRSLNPRKLVEVKFSHLSRNMTLQRTMKLYRLSDSTKTPGLRLMERRDIRQVTELLQRYLKRFQLAPSMGEEEVAHWFLPQDNIIDTYVVEDAGGVLTDLTSFYTLPSTVMHHPLHRSLKAAYSFYNVHTQTPLLDLMNDALILAKLKGFDVFNALDLMENKVFLEKLKFGIGDGNLQYYLYNWKCPPVDTDKVGLVLQ; the protein is encoded by the exons atgaTGGCGGAGGACAGTGAATCTGCGGCTAGTCAGCAAAGCCTGGAGCTAGACGACCAGGATACCTGCGGGATAGATGGAGACAACGAAGAGGAGAATGAGCATATGCAAGG GAGTCCAGGGGGGGATTTAGGGgcgaagaggaagaaaaagaagcagaagagaaagaaagagaaaccaAGCTCCGGGGGAGCCAAGTCGGACTCAGCTTCTGACTCTCAGGAGATTAAG AATCCTGGCTTGCCCATTCAGAAACTGCAGGACATCCAAAGAGCCATGGAGCTGCTGACTTGCCAGGGCCCAGCAAAGAGTATTGATGAAGCAGCCAAGCACAAGTATCAGTTCTGGGACACTCAGCCTGTGCCGAAGCTAA ATGAGGTGGTGACTAGTCACGGGCCAATAGAAgcagacaaagaaaacattaGACAAGAGCCATATTCCTTACCTCAAGGCTTTATGTGGGACACGCTTGATCTCAGCAATGCAGATGTG ctgaagGAGTTGTACACATTATTAAATGAAAACTATGTGGAGGATGACGACAACATGTTCAGATTTGATTATTCACCGAACTTTCTCAAATG GGCTCTGCGTCCTCCCGGCTGGTTGCCTCAGTGGCATTGTGGAGTGAGAGTGTCTTCAAATAAGAAGCTTGTTGGCTTCATTAGTGCCATTCCTGCAGATATACGCATCTACGACTC ATTGAAGAGGATGGTGGAAATCAACTTTCTGTGTGTCCATAAGAAGCTACGTTCAAAACGTGTTGCCCCAGTGTTAATTAGAGAGATCACACGGAGGGTAAACTTAGAAGGAATATTTCAAGCAGTATACACAGCTGGAGTGGTACTACCTAAACCTGTGTCAACATGCAG ATATTGGCATCGTTCTCTAAACCCTAGAAAGCTTGTGGAAGTGAAATTCTCCCACCTGAGCAGAAACATGACCTTACAGAGAACAATGAAACTCTACAGACTATCAGAT AGCACAAAGACCCCAGGGCTGCGGCTGATGGAGAGGCGTGACATCCGTCAGGTCACTGAGCTGCTGCAGCGATACCTGAAACGTTTCCAGCTAGCGCCCTCTATGGGAGAAGAGGAGGTGGCTCACTGGTTTTTACCACAAGACAACATCATTGACACATATGTAGTAGAG GATGCCGGCGGTGTTCTGACAGACTTAACTAGTTTCTACACTCTGCCCTCAACTGTGATGCATCACCCTCTCCACAGGAGCCTGAAAGCAGCTTACTCTTTTTACAACGTTCACACTCAAACCCCTCTGCTGGACTTAATGAATGATGCACTGATCTTGGCCAAACTG aaaGGATTTGATGTGTTCAatgccttggacctaatggaaaatAAGGTGTTCTTGGAGAAGCTCAAGTTTGGCATAGGAGATGGAAATCTGCAGTATTACCTCTATAACTGGAAATGTCCCCCAGTGGACACAGATAAG GTTGGGCTTGTCCTTCAGTAG